The DNA region ACTGCGGCCTGCGCGGCCGACAGCGATAGTGTGTTGTATGGGGGTGCGTTACCAGTACTTCCTCCATATGCGCTAGCTGCGGGAGCCGGCGTATGGTGCACGACTGGAGCGACCGGCGTCGGTGCCGGTTGCGGTGTTATGGTGGCGGTCTGCACGTGTTGCGGCGGCAATGCGAGCGGCTGCGGTTGTGCGACGGCGGcggcagcagcagcagcggcGGCCGGCGCTGAATTGGACGGAGGCGGTGGAACGGAGACCGGTCCGCCACCTCCCGACATGTTTATCGTGCCACCGCCTGTAAGGATCATTGCTGATTTTTGCTGTTGCGGATCTGAATTCATGGTACCTGTGGGACTTGGCATGCTGACTGAGACCTGGAACGCATACCCCTGATCACTGCGTTGCACTTCGATCTTGTAACCGGGCGGCAGAAACGTATTAAAACCGACAATTAATTCAGGAAAACCCTTAAAAAGATTTGACACGCGTTGTATCACACCGGGCGTGTCGATGCTCTGACTCTTGAACTCCTTCATGATGTCTAAAAAGTCGTTGTAAACTTGTGGCTTggtaccaaatttaaatttaaccaaaTCTAAATACGACAGAGCGTCTTCGACTTTGAGTCGTTGAAAATTACCCCCGCCACCCCCGGGAGATTGGCTCTGTTGCGATTGTGGTGAATCGCTGAGCTGCGGACTAGGGCCACCTGATGAATTTCGTAGTTGCGAATGGGCGCTGCCCACAGATATAGACTGCATGGCTTGCGGCTTACCCGCGTGGCTCGCAGTTGCGGTCGGCATCGGGCCGTAGCTTACTGGTGCCGACGGCGGCAATAGTCTCGATTGCATACCTTCACTGACCACTTTCACTGTACTGCCACCGCTTGACGAATATGACAATGGCGATGAGTTTTGTAAAGGCTGTCCGTATATGCTACCCGATAGCGATGGTCCACTTCCTTCCTTCAATGTCTCATCCACACGCGTCcgtttcatttcaaattacaTTGAGGCggctgtaaaaataaataaaacagcacattttaattccatattgtcgctttattttttatatacaggtaaattattaacaactacattaatacatacattatttatacgataacattttatttcatccgTGTTGCactttattgattaataatttaaattaaaattcaagaaCAACAGATAAAAACATCGTGTTGTGATTATGATGAGCaaaaatatgattgtataatgtacatatttacaCAAATAAGATGCAACAGTAAATATGagggttttaaataaattgctggaaatttgattacaaaagttcttatcaatttaaacaataaataataattacatttacttgttagtattgatttttttttcacttaCATGTAATAGCATATGTGCTTTACTATACAAAAACTATAGATAATAGTATCGGTCGTTGCTTGCCAATTCTAGATGTACAAAAAACTGCCATTGTTCCTGGTGctcataaaatgttatactATTCGCAAAAATTCTTGTCtgccattaataaatattacgttTTTTGCCAAGTAAGTGATAATATCGTTCTTcaatattcttattaaaattcactGGCATCACTAGAATGTTAAAGAGGCAGATTTATTATAACTGACACAACAAGCTCTAAATTTAGGTTGCATCAAGGTGACAAAATTTCGTCGAGGACCGTCCTACTGAATTGTTTTTCGCCGACATTTGCTCGTTTTAACCTTAACTGACGCTTCTATTATGAACATGAAATGCATTTCCTTCAAGGTGTTGGGAATATCTGGTGTGAAGAGCGTTCATGCAAAACCAGGCAAGTCCTCTTTGAAGTGGCTTCGAGAAATCACGTGTACTTTTCGCTCTGAGTCTGAGTTTATCCAACTTGTGCTAACGTAGTTTTAGTGTAAAAgagtaattaatgaaaattatttttagttatacaaaaatctttataagattattattgattatggAAAACTGAACAgagaaacaaaaatagaaaaaaattatacaacaaTATAATTGGATTCTGGATTTAACAgaactaattattaatctcGACACGTCTGATTTTGACTGAATTATCGATATATACAagcagattttaattaaacctttcGTTTGCTAACGATTTTGATGCATTTTTATTGGcaagtcataaaaatattcgatGTTAtacaagataaataaataaatatctcatTTGACTAAACTCAAGTTggctaataatttttatatttatactttagtAATTTACGTCAAAAaattcacataaataaataaaaccaatcAAAACAACGATCGTATTTTAAccgaactaaatattaaatatggaaaatcCAATTTAGATTGAACCGcagaataaataagtaatcagTAATAATTACACTTTGTCACCGAACTATCGATATTTCCAGGTAGAACGTAACGTCGGAATGAAACGACGTGcgattcaaacaaattaatcgGCAAAACTTTTGTCACCCAAACGCAATCCACAGATTATTCATCGTTAAAATTTCCACAAACCGTGAATCATTTCCCGCCCGCATTTCAAAGTTTTGGCGCGTCAATACAACTCAGATGTGCGGGTCAAGGCTATCAGAAACTCCAATCGGACGTTACATAAAATCGTTCGaaattcaaaatcaaattttaacgaCCCGAAAACACGAATAATTAACGTTATCAAGGTCGGTCCtgtgcatttattatttacctaTGCCCCAGTGCATGGCAGAGCTGCGGGACAATCGTAACCAATGGCAGTTGCCATGGATACGCCGGGCGGCGAGCTCTGTATACAGGGAAACGGAACAACTTCGAGCGCTTGCAGCAGACAGCGCCGGACTCAACAAGTTTTACATAACACGCCGCCGTTTTATCGTTCACGTTGTTTCGTGTGTGTgcgatttacaattaaaatttacttagagTTAACGTTAAGTACTCGGAAAAGATGATATTagttgtttaaaacaattttaatttgcatgCTTACATATTCATGCCATATGTCATGGAACATGTGTGTTGTTTTTAAGTGTAACATCCCGTATTTTGTTgtcatgtattaaaattaatgtgtgaATTATGTTTCCGCGGATACTCGTTACTGGTATTCATTTTGGTCAAGTGTGTCAAGCTTTGATTTGATACTAAAACTAGTCAAGTCATGcaacaagttttataaatgGCATTTTAGGCACGGGCCAGCGTAACACGGGTCATATATATCCTAATACGACAGTTACTAAACAGATCACTTAACGCCGTGTAGCATTTGTGATAAACATGTGTTTTAAGGGCGGGAATAGAAAATTAAGGTATTGTGCAGAAAGTTTGATAAACGGCAAGAATATCAAAGACTAACAGTACTGTCATTCAGTCAACAACCAACTGCAGTTCGTGACTGAAGACCCAACTACGAACTCCAGCCCGTGACTACAACGCACAAAGCCACAGCTTGTCAATGAGTATTTAAAAGGTCACTTAGCGTCGTGGAAACATATGATAGTGTTTTAGAGATGGGAGCAGAAAAACACAGTTTATTATGAAATCGACAACATTAGGTCATATTACGTGACACGCAAATCAAAGCCGCGTTCAAAAAAGACGGGAACggttctaataaaatatggaattgaaaacaatagtGTGAATAATTAGGAATAATTTAGGCGAATCGATGTGACTAGCTTAGACTATATTTACATAAGTGACATAACTGCAGCGTCCTAGTATAACTACTAACTAGTAAATTAATCAGTCAATTGATCTGACATGACACAACTTTACAATGTTTATCTGAGATGGCacgaatcaaaataaaataaataggcgagccacaaaatattttcggCGTGCGTGTCGGGGGGGATTATCTTACGATTTTCCAAAATACCTGAATGAAAAACGTTACTCACATCATCGGACCGCCAGCGAACGGTTCCGCCGCCACAAGCCACGGCAACTGGCATTGTCGTTTAGGCGTGTGTTCGTCGTCAAAAACCAGCAACATGCGAACGCTTCTCATTCGAATTACGCGACAAACTGCCATGTTGAAGTGTCGTCCGTTCAGCTGATCGTGTGGAAAGACACGCCCACTTATTTATTTCTGGCATAAACAAAACCGGTAGAACTCACCGCCACGGCGAGAGCCGCGGTCCCGTGTTTTGTTGTCGCATGCCGACTCTCCAAAACgcaaaggtaaaaataaatgacggCGTAATTGTGGCGTTTTCGGGGGGGCGAGATGGAAACGACGCCGGGCCCGAACGTACCGTCCACGTTCGGTGCGGCCCAAAACGCTGGCAATTGTTTTGGTATTTGTTGCCCGGAAAGGTCGCGAAAAAACGCACAGCACACTCCGATTAGACTTGCAACATAAAGTTCAGAAAAACTCAGGGGGAAAGATCTTGTTGTAGTCTGGTGCGCGCGCGCACCGCTAACCTTATTGGCGGTAAAACCCTAATATTATCTCGATTGCGCAACACAATGCTGCATTTCATTGCTAACACTCGGTCTTTGTGACCGTTTTCGACGAATCGAAATcgaaagaaaaaattgaacgTCGTTAACGCTATCACGAAAACCGTTTTGTTAAATCCATAGCCAACTTTCACGAGTGACCTTCAACAGATATAAAAAGAACGCACTTTAGAAAGCCCGAAACTTAATAACAAACACATGTCGTAGACTCGTTTGATACCGTTCATTTTTTACGTAAATCACTGACAATTGGATAACATACGTCGGCCACCAACAAAGTAAGGCCCGAACGGCCCGCCGACAGAACTCACATCGCATCCGAAAAGTCAGGTTCCGGTGAAGTTGTAGAAGCCACGGAACGAGTCATTATTTACCAGCTTTATCTTTTCGATAGTGCAACACAAGGAATCGAACATCACGTTAGCATACTACGCTCGTCTTGCCGTAAATATGTGTTTGTTACAGGCGATACGGGGACCGGCAACGTCGCATGCCCTCTAATATCGACGCGCTGTTGCCGATGCGCCGGCCCgattgaaacacattttggCCGCGTCTTTGTGCATCGGGCGACGCGCCGAACCGGCAACGCCGCACGATGAGTTCGCTCCCGCGAGCAAGAGCACCAGCTCGTTATTGGACGGCCGGCCGAATCGATAGAAGAGTGGAAGGGCAGGGAACCGGACGTACCGAGCGCTATTGCCAGCCATACGCCTAAACACCGTGCTAATAAAGGCCAGAATCGCGTGCACACCTTTGTCAGTAAACAAATACACAAAATGTTACGGACTTCTTGAAACCGATACGAATTGCGTCTCGTGAATAGGACGGCCCGCGTCGTCCGGACCCCCGGATTGATTCGATCGTCGCCGTCCCGGCTGCTGCCCAAAAACGTTTCACAAAATTACGAATTGCCAACGATCATGCTGAACTTCTACGATATTATAACACGCTTCACGCAGTTGCCAGGTCAAGTGGCCGCAACGTCGCCGAcaacaaacactaaatttgGCTTTGgattgtttcaaaataaataaataaataaataatgttgaatAGGCGAGTGGCACATCCGCACGAAGGGTTCACGTCGTTTACCTCGCCTCCCACTTTGAAGCCACAAATGCTAATTTtggaatacatttttttatttataacaaatcacGCTGGCCGCCGCATAAACAAATGCGTTCGGGTCGCGTTTAACGTGCATACGAAAAAACAAAATCCGATAGCACATGGATAACTTGCCAACAAATaaagaagttaaaaatatgtcactCACCTCATAGAAGCCTCTTTTGAGGGTACCCGTCCAAATTGTAAATCTCCAAACAGCACAATGCAATATTCTAACTTATATTTCAGATTTGCACCAGGAAAAAACAACTTTACACATGAATTCTCCAAATGAAAATTCTGATACATTCTGTTACGAACTACCCAGAACGATGACCGATTGGCGACTGGCTGCTTGAAAATCTCAGAAGCTTGTTTGGGCGAGCTCATTCATCATGGATCGGTCCGGCCAGGTAAGGTAATCATtcgatgtttaaattttattagtgacACGACCCAACCAAAAACTCAGAACATCGAATTAACACACGACGCAACGATGCGAAACGTATTTTTGCGttatttcaagaattttagtgtaaaatcatttttgtgTTGGGTCGGACGCCCCCCACACACGAATGAGCTCGCCCAATGTTTCATTTGTAACTTCGCTTACGATTGATGCAAAACCGCTCAAGGCGCATGCAGCCGTGAAACTCAAATTCTGGCGCGATTTTCAGTCGTTCGGATGCATGCCGTTTTAATGGCTTAACAttcttattaacaataataacaatgtcTGTTGCAGCTGTCTTGATATTTAAATGGTAGATTGACGTTCCATCAGTGATCACCTGATTTTAAAGAATCGTCGAAGTTCATAcctgtttattaaatactaacgTATCTAATTGGttcaaataagtaaataaataaataaaacaacacgatttattaataaataaaccagaacatttttgtaatacacttacattttttaattatgtttacaattatacataattaagaaTTCCATAACCCCAATGTGTCTACTTATTTACAATGAATTACATGATTTATAACTTATTATCACAGGCGAAACGAATCATTGCCTCTGTGTTTagctttcaaaatttaaattcccgTCAGTTGTTTTTTGATTGGCGGTAACGCTTCAAGGCTAAGTTGACCACCAATCAGAGAACAAATACGTgtcaataacaaaaatgtacgatattttagtttagtttagttcACTGTAATTTTCGGCCAGTCAATTGTTGTTGTCAAAATGAAAGtccacattattttattagtatttttacaaatatgctTCGCGCTCACTTCGAAGATAGACGTTGaagaattaaaatgtctagGTAAGCAAAATGGTGTAAACATTCAAACAGGTTACAACTTTTGAACTCAGTTTGCAGACAAAGTATACAAGAACTGAACAGCGCTGTGAAAAAATTGGATCCATCAAAACAAGTGGATGTAGGAGGTTACAGACTGGATGCCGATGGAAACTATAAACACAAGACTGTTTCCGAAAACAAATCGGCACTGAAACTTTccgaattaattgaaaaagtgTGTGATAAAATGGATGATTACGTTCGAGCTACTGGCAAAGAGGACGGCAAGTTGTTCCTGCTTAAACTGATGACTGAGGATGGTAAAATGAATCCAAAAATGTCTGAGGCTGATATCATACAAGATGATGATTTGAACAAGAGTGTTAAGTACAATGTacgtattttattatgtacgtCACGCTTTTTATTAatcctttattatttttccagtGTGAAGTTCTGGTCGAAGAATATGAGGAtgagataataaaattgtaccaaACAGATAATGAGGATATTGAGGCTGAAGTgtgtaataatatatcaaattattgtaaacaaaatgCTAGGGaagaattgtaatttaattagctataaataaatttttactgttttgtTACTTCTCTTTTTTTCTCTCTAATTGGTCTATCAACATTGTCGAGTTGACATTGACGAGTGTCAAAGGAAAAATAACCTCAAAATGAATCAACTGTCAATTTACATCAgtcatacaaaattataaattttatattaaacacgaACATGTagttaataaatctttttcaAAATCGTAAGTACACAACATTAATATCAAACCACGCTGTCATACATAAACTATGTATGAATTTTTAGGTTATTTCAGTGATTTACCacacagtttttttatttttcttctctCAAATTAAAAGATCCAAACATGATCGAATTTGAAGCTGACTATGGCTACTATAAGACAATTTCAATTCTGGGCCAGGGATTTGACGGTATGATGGCTGTGCATTTAGCAAAGCATCTACCCACAGGAAGAATGATTGCCTTAAAGAGATTCAACATGGATAGAATAAAAGAGGAGGCTCATTTAGTAGAGGTTTGTTATTAGTAAATCTAATAACAGTATTTGTATGTACCTAATAATTTGGCTTAATTTTTAgagagaaataattttaactcgTCAATTACAgcatccaaatattatttcatattacttAGCCTTTGTACACGCTGCTGAAGTGTGGGTAGTTAGTTCCCTTATGGCTTATGGGTCATGTAAAGATTTACTtacaagatattttaatgaaggtatgtatgaaatttaaaattggtatTTCATCTGTgtgaataaagtaaattaatacttaaaatgtGTATATGCAATAACTACGCGGaaactttaacaatattatataagttCAGTTCATA from Aethina tumida isolate Nest 87 chromosome 1, icAetTumi1.1, whole genome shotgun sequence includes:
- the LOC109599506 gene encoding protein seele, with the translated sequence MKVHIILLVFLQICFALTSKIDVEELKCLVCRQSIQELNSAVKKLDPSKQVDVGGYRLDADGNYKHKTVSENKSALKLSELIEKVCDKMDDYVRATGKEDGKLFLLKLMTEDGKMNPKMSEADIIQDDDLNKSVKYNCEVLVEEYEDEIIKLYQTDNEDIEAEVCNNISNYCKQNAREEL